The sequence ttagtATAAATAGGGTCAAAACCAATACCATTTATTCACACCATCACCTAAAAAGTTAACTGTTTGTTGATAAACCTATTATTAAACACacaatttttcttttttttagaatCGATCCTCACAGTttgattttttctttttttttttttttcgtccCTCGCATATcttatcttttatttatttttatttttatttttttttcatccctcgcatatctttttttttattttttttataccaaAATGAGTTCTACCCTTAAACAACAACttgaagaacaacaacaatactaTAACGAAAGAGCAACGTAAAGTATCTTATAGTTGTTTAGTTCTCTATCAAGTTATGGcctaaattaatttattttttattttaattattttttttttctatattttatatctttttttcctcttttttttccacttttttatttttttatttatttttattttaaattatgttTTATATTTAGTCAATATGATGATTGGTGGCATTTCTCAGGCAGTTTCGACCAAGGAGAACAAGTTAAAGCAGAGGCATTAAAAAACAGAGAAGGATTTTACAATTTCTTTTCAAAGATCACCGAAAATGCTGGTactgaaaaattaaatgttttagAATGCGCTAGTggtatgtttatttttatttttaattatttaggatcttgtatttatattttttttttttttttttttattattattatttatcaagGTACTggtaattttacaaaattatttttaaatgaaaaatataaattacatTGCGAAGAAGGTTCACTTCAAATGATTGATGTCCTCaaatcaaaatttgaaaaagaaatcaaagaaatGGGTGATAACTTCTCAATCAACCAAACTGATTTATTCAGTGAGAAATTTAACCCAGCACCAAATACCTACGATATTGTATTTATGGGTTTCTTAATTTCTCATATTCCACCATCTCTCTTTAATGAATTCTTTTCAAAGTGTACTACTGCTTTAAAACCAAATGGTAGATTAGTTTTCATCGATAGTTATTACCATAAAAgctataaattaaaagtcCACGAATCTGGTAAAAACAATATCAAGTTGGATGAAAATTTGAAAGATGATGACTATATCATTAAGAGAAAATTATTAGATGGTAAAGAATTCAGCATTTACAAGATTTGTTTCACCGCTGAATCAATTATGAATACCCTCACTGATGTTGGTTTATTAATGCAAAATAATGATTCAGTTATCATAAATAGTACCTACATTTTTGGAAGTTATTCAAAACCAGGAtcttcaaattaattttttatttatttatttatttattaatttttaaaaaataaaaaaacaattaaaaaaaaataaaaaaattaataataaataaaaaaataatagttcaTATTCTAGAATTATCGAATATTGAATTCACACTATTACATTcacaaaaaatgaatatctgcaaatcttttttttttttattttttttttgggaaataagttaaaaaaaaataaaatatttatcaataaattaaaaaaaaaaaaaaaaaaaaatcataaaaaataaacgaCTCGgtaatttaatgaaatcgttttttttttttttttatttttttctttttttaaattacatggttgaattaatatatacatataaataaaaaaaataaatagataatttttaaaaaaataaaaaaaaaaatgaattttagaATATTTGACAAAATTGGaaattcatataaaaaatcattacaaAATAGGCCAGTCATCACAAAATCATTAACAGGTACagttgtattttttttaggtgATACTTTAGCtcaaaaaatagaaaatagaGGATATGATCCAAAAAGAACATTAATGATGTGTACAGTTGGTACATTTATAGTAGTTCCACAAATTCAtttgtatgttttttttttttttttttttttttttttttttttttttggatatttttaatttaattaattaataaataaaaaaaaaaaaaaaaaaaaaaaaaaaaagttggtttaaatttttagataAAACATTTACAAAACCAGGATGGGCAGGAGCAATACCAAAAGTTGTAGTTGATCAATTGACATTTGGAccatatttatttgtatgcAATATGACATCAGTACAATTATTTCATCAaggttttaattttgatactCACCAATGGAAagataaaatgaaaaaagattttttccCAGTACTTCAAAAAGCATGGATGATTTGGCCACTTACAAATTGTATATTATTTAGATTCGTTCATCCAGATTATAGAATTTTAATTAGTAATTTAGTGAGTGTTGGTTGGAATTGTATTTTATCAACtgtttcaaataaatcatttttaaaaaataataataataataatgatccttcaatttcaacaatggcatcattaaatgaatagagataaataaaataaaatgttgaaaaaaaaaaaaaaaaaaaaaaaaatcaaatattattattatttatattttatatttatattttatttatttaatttaatttaattaaataatttatttttttaacattaaaattgattttagtgttatattttgtaaaaaagCAGTTTTTGAAGATGAAAagtttaatttctttgatttagTTAAAATGTTGTTAAATGAAGTGGTGGAGGTGGTAAAAGATGAACCATTAATAGATTTGAGAGGTTTAGTAgtatcatcaaataatgagACTTTAGATTCATTTTccgaaattaaattaatatcattatcttttTGACTAATAGCAGCTTTTGCGATTTTATATTCATTAATGACTGATCTAATATTATCTTGAGAGAATGGtgatttgaattttgattttggaaGATAATTAACGAtaatttctctttcttttaatcttgaaatatttaattcttgATAATAACCATCCAATATATCCTTTACATTATAGAGTAAATCTGCTTGATAAGGTGAGAATCTAATTAAATCATAAGCAACACCATATGGTACTTTACCAAAACCACAACGAATTGTATTTTGATAACGTTGTGAGAAATGAGTTACGATCGTTTTTCTAGCTCTCATATTGTAGGATACATTTAAAGTTTCATCTAAAGTTGAATGACGTTTTAGGTAAGCTTGGTCTTTTTCATCGTTGGCAAAGGTTGATTCGTGAATTAAGAGATCAGAATCTGCACCAGCTTTCTCTAAAAGTTGGCAAGGTCTAGTATCACCAGAGAAAGTTAATCTAAAGCCATCATTGAAATCAATGACACAACCATAGGCATTTGGTGCATGTATTACTGGTACATTTGTGAATGAACTAATTCCAAGGGTTTCACAAACTTGTACCATATTTTGACCACCCGAACCAATGCTTTGAGTTACAAATGAAAGAGATGGATCAAAACTTTCACGATATTGAGTGATCCAATTGATGTAGGATGAATGTGAAACCACAAGCATTGGTGAATGTTTACTTCTCTCTTCTTCACTTAATTTGCTCAATGCTTCATCCCTTGCTTTGACAATTGATATTAAACCCAAATGATGATCAGCATGTAAATGTGATATCCAAATCATTTTGGTGtcaattaaaatcttttgcAAATCGACTCTACCAAAGTATCTCTCCATTTGAATTAGAGTTGATTCACCACAATCCAATATGAAATGATTATTCTCACTACTACTAATGAGAATACCTGTAACATTTCTATGTTCTGAAGGAACGGATGAGGCAGTACCAAGGAATAAAGTTTTTGGATATTTACTAGCTGGTTTATTCTTTACCAATGATTCCAAATGTCTATCGAGATCCAACATTGTTTTAGTTTGTTTTTCACCCTCACCTTTCAAGAAATAATCATCATGTTGAAGTTGTAATTCATCTTGGTGACTTATAATATCTTGAGCCAATATTGGTGCACCACGGAATTGTGTTGGTGTCATTATGACTCTAAATGAATTTCTAGCTGGAATGATTGAATTGAAAATGGTTGATTTCTTTATATTCTCTAAGGAATTGATTGAAGTTGGCTCCCATTTTGGGGAATCGGTTTTATGGATTGATAATGAGGGTATCAAAATCTTTAATCTACTTCTAAAGAGGTCACAAAGTTTAAGGACATCTTGAATTTCTGTGAATTCTTTATGTAACAATATATGTTTAGTTGAACCATACATAACACTACCATCCTCTTCAGTGATTGATTTCTCCTCAtcattaatatctttaaGTTTTCCATAGAATTTGGTGTAGTTATTTTTGGTGGATACATGACTAATCGATTCAATGAATTCCAAATATTTTGGATTCTCCATTATATGTGGTGCAGTCTTATGATAGATGGCAGTCAATGGTTTTGTACcatctttaattgaatccCAAGCtggattattaaataaatcttgGAAATACTCCTCTGATGGACAATTAATATATGCAAATGATGTACCTGGTGATGGTTTGGTAAGTAGTTCCTCTGGATATACCATTCTTGGATTTTCACGATCTTCATTCATAACTGGTTTTCTCTGTGCGACCAATTGTTGAATCTTTGATTGtttggtaatttttaaatctcttGCTTTATTACTATCGAATCTACCCATCATTTTTTTAGAATGGAAAATGTAACATATCTTTTCATCTGTTGGTTCACTAACTATACTtgattcttcttcttgttgttgttgttgttgttgttgttgctttcGTTTTTGGTGTTGTCTTTGTGGTTTATGtgattgttgtaattgtttttgtaattgttgtcgTTTTCTATGTTCTGGTGTTAAGAATGGTATTGCTATAACTTTGAATACTCCATCCTCAATCATATAATTTTCACTATCTGAAAACTCTATAATCTCAAggtttttaatatattgaaaacatcttgatattttaaatagttttttaattccaGGTGGTCCATATATTTGAGTGTTGGTTGGAAATGTTGTAAATGATAAACCTATACCAAAAATACCACCAATATCTTTCCAATCAAGTgatgttaataaaattttacgtgttttattaaatgataaaccaTCTTTACCAAGTAATGATCTTAATGTTGATTCTGAtggatcaattaaatatctATCACCAATTTC comes from Dictyostelium discoideum AX4 chromosome 2 chromosome, whole genome shotgun sequence and encodes:
- a CDS encoding pmp22 family protein, which codes for MNFRIFDKIGNSYKKSLQNRPVITKSLTGTVVFFLGDTLAQKIENRGYDPKRTLMMCTVGTFIVVPQIHFWFKFLDKTFTKPGWAGAIPKVVVDQLTFGPYLFVCNMTSVQLFHQGFNFDTHQWKDKMKKDFFPVLQKAWMIWPLTNCILFRFVHPDYRILISNLVSVGWNCILSTVSNKSFLKNNNNNNDPSISTMASLNE
- a CDS encoding beta-lactamase family protein, with protein sequence MGGNYALGVSFVETIFNGSNLSCTYVFSEIGDRYLIDPSESTLRSLLGKDGLSFNKTRKILLTSLDWKDIGGIFGIGLSFTTFPTNTQIYGPPGIKKLFKISRCFQYIKNLEIIEFSDSENYMIEDGVFKVIAIPFLTPEHRKRQQLQKQLQQSHKPQRQHQKRKQQQQQQQQQEEESSIVSEPTDEKICYIFHSKKMMGRFDSNKARDLKITKQSKIQQLVAQRKPVMNEDRENPRMVYPEELLTKPSPGTSFAYINCPSEEYFQDLFNNPAWDSIKDGTKPLTAIYHKTAPHIMENPKYLEFIESISHVSTKNNYTKFYGKLKDINDEEKSITEEDGSVMYGSTKHILLHKEFTEIQDVLKLCDLFRSRLKILIPSLSIHKTDSPKWEPTSINSLENIKKSTIFNSIIPARNSFRVIMTPTQFRGAPILAQDIISHQDELQLQHDDYFLKGEGEKQTKTMLDLDRHLESLVKNKPASKYPKTLFLGTASSVPSEHRNVTGILISSSENNHFILDCGESTLIQMERYFGRVDLQKILIDTKMIWISHLHADHHLGLISIVKARDEALSKLSEEERSKHSPMLVVSHSSYINWITQYRESFDPSLSFVTQSIGSGGQNMVQVCETLGISSFTNVPVIHAPNAYGCVIDFNDGFRLTFSGDTRPCQLLEKAGADSDLLIHESTFANDEKDQAYLKRHSTLDETLNVSYNMRARKTIVTHFSQRYQNTIRCGFGKVPYGVAYDLIRFSPYQADLLYNVKDILDGYYQELNISRLKEREIIVNYLPKSKFKSPFSQDNIRSVINEYKIAKAAISQKDNDINLISENESKVSLFDDTTKPLKSINGSSFTTSTTSFNNILTKSKKLNFSSSKTAFLQNITLKSILMLKK